The genomic window AATCTACTGCAGCTTTTATTCTGCTGTAAGTTTGCGTTTGGTTTCTACAGTTTCATAAGACTCAATGACATCGCCGACTTTGATATCGTCGTAGCCAGCTAGTGTAAGACCGCAGTCAAAGCCACTATCGACTTCCTTGACATCATCTTTGAAGCGTTTGAGTGAAGAAAGCTCGCCTTCGTAGATTTGTACACCATCGCGTAGCAGGCGCACTTTGGCATCACGGCGAATTTTGCCTTCAATGACATGACAGCCTGCAACATTGCCAACTTTTGAAATGCGGAAGACTTCGCGTACTTCAGCGGTGCCGATAGTATTCTCGGAGAGCGTAGGCGAGAGCATGCCTTCGAGCGCATCTTTGATTTCCTCGAGTGCGTGGTAGATGACGCTGTAGAAGCGAATATCGATATTTTCTTTTTCAGCAAGCCGTTTCGCATTGATATTCGGGCGGACACGAAAGCCGATGATAATCGCATCAGAAGCTGCAGCCAGCAAGACATCACTTTCAGTAATTTGTCCCACGCCCTTATGGATAATATCAACCTTGACTTCATTGGTACTCGTTTTCATGAGCCCATCAGCAAGCGCTTCAATAGAGCCACCGACATCCGCTTTAAGCACAATGCGCAGTTCTTTAATTGCGCCGCTTTGAGCTTGTTTGGAGATTTCATTGAGTTTGACGCGTGCAGTCTGGCGCATCATCTGCTCGCGTCGGATAAGTTGACGGCGGAGAGCTACTTCTCGTGCTTCACGGTCGGAAGGCATCACATTAAACACATCGCCGGCTTCGGGCAAGGCTTCAAAGCCAAGAACGCGCACAGGTTGCGAAGGATGCGCTTCTTCAACGCGCCGACCTCGTTCATCAAGCATGGCGCGTACACGACCGTAAGCAATCCCCGCCACGAAAGGCGCACCGACTCTCAACAGCCCAGTTTGAACAAGAACGGTAGCAACTGCACCTTTGCCTTTGTCGAGTTCTGCTTCAATGATAATCCCTTTCGGTAAACGCTTCGGATTGTAATTGGCAGTCAAGTTCATCAAATCAGCTTGTGCAAGCACTTTATCCAAAAGTTGGCGCACCCCAAGACCTTTCTTTGCGGAAATTTCTTGACACTGCACATCGCCGCCCCACTCCTCAACCGTAACACCATTCTCGGCAAGTTGGGCACGAATCTTATCAGGATTGGCTTCAGGCTTATCGATTTTATTGATGGCAACGACAATTGGCACACCGGCAGCTTTGGCATGATTGATCGCTTCAATCGTTTGAGGCATCACACTATCGTCGGCTGCAACAACGAGAATGACGATATCAGTAACTTGGACACCACGGGCGCGCATCGCTGTGAAAGCCTCGTGTCCGGGCGTGTCCAAAAAGGTGATTTTCTCTCCATTTTCCAGCGTAACTTCATAGGCACCAATATGCTGCGTAATACCACCCGCTTCGCCAGCCACAACATTACTACGCCGAATGTAATCCAAGAGCGAGGTCTTGCCATGATCGACATGCCCCATAATCGTTACGACAGGTGGACGCTTGGCTAAGTCTTCGGGATTATCCTCTTCAGTTTGAATTTGCGTGGCTTCCACATCGGAGATGAACTGAATTTCACGACCGAATTCCAACGCCAAAAGCTCCATGGTTTCACGGTCAAGGCGCTGGTTGATGGTAATGAACTTGCCCATTCGGAAGCACTTTTCAATGACTTCTTTTGGCGTGATGCCCATGAGGTCGGCAAACTCATGGGTGGTAGCAAACTCTGTAATCTTGATGATTTTGTCTTCAGCTTCGCGCTGCGCCGCAGCCAGTTCCATTTTTTCTTCACGCTCGCGCTTACGTTGCTTACGAAACTTCTGTCGAGAAGAAACTTCACCAAGTTCGCTTAGCATCGTTTCGCGAATGTTACGCTCAATAATTTTTTCATCAATTTCGTGTCGCTTACTTTTTTTCTTTGCTTTACTGCTCTGTCTACTGCCTTCTACTTTGTCATCGAGAGCCTCTTTCTTGGTTGAGGTCTCTGGCTCTGTCGTGAAGAACTCTTGCTTAGGCGATTCCACAGCAGGTTGAGCCTTTTTTGCTTCAGTGGCTTGAGGCTGTACCTGCGGCACTTTAGGTGATGCAGGTGCAGCATGACGCTCTGTGGTAGCTTGTTCGGTAAGGTCGCGCGCTTGTTCGCCGAACCGCTTTTTCTTTTCTTTCTTCTTTTTCTTCTTGAAAAGATCAATCTCGCCCAGCACACGCAAGCCACCGACATTCTCGGAAGTGTTAAACTTGCTGGAAATTTCAGCTTGCTGACGCTCGATTTCGCGCTGCAGATCGGTCTTTTCTTCGACGGGCTCAACACGGTCAAGCGCCACTTTTGCTTCCTCTGCAGATGTAGGCGCAACTTCATCAGGAGGAGAAATCGGCGGGGCTTGAGCCGCCACATTGTCAAATGAAACCTCATCAGAGGCTAAAGTCGAAGTCACATCTGGCGCAAGAGCAGGTTCTAATTCCTCAGCAACACTGCTGGATTCATCAGTGGGCGGGTGCGAGTGTGTCTCTGAAAGAAGTGAATCATCGGACTGACTTGACGCAGCGGGTGTGTCCGTTGCTGGTGCAGGTTCGGGCAAGGTAACTTCAAGATCCTGAACAAGATCTTGAGTTTCAGCCTCAAGTTCTGCGACCTCAGGCTGATAGGGGGTGCTTTGAAGTACAGGTGTTGTAGCAACAAAAGGTGCTGGTTCAACAGACAGGGAAGTCGCAGCAGCTTCGCTCGCAACGGCATTAGCAGCTATCGCAACATCGGAGCCAGAATGTTCTTCTTTGCTTGGAGAACTAAGACGCTTGGGTTTTGTGGCTTTGAGCGTCGGTTCTGCTTTGGTATCAAGGGCTTTCTTTTTGCGCTCTTTTTCGGCTTTGAGTTTGCGATGAATATCGCTGAGTTTCTTGGCATCACTGAAGTTTTCGAAAATCATCTCGCGCACACTTTCTGCGACCTTCGTGGAAGGTGAGGCAACCTTTACATTGTTTTCGCGCAGAAAGTCAAGCAGGTCTTTAGCAGAAACAGCTAATTCTTCTGCGATGTCCGCAATCTTATACTTCTTTTCTTCGCTCATGTCAATCCTTCCTTTCAGCGATGGCAGTTATGATACTCAGACTGTGGCGTCATCTGGTTTTGGTTGTGCTTGACTGGATGCAGTGTCCGCAGCAGTCGTTTCAGTTTCAGTCTCAGAATCGGTTGTTGCGTGATGCGCTGTCTCCGCTCTCTCTTGATGTTGCTCAAGATGTGCGTCGCCGGCTTCATGCTCAAATTCATCTTTAAGCGTTTTGTAGATGTTCTCCGCAATGCGTCGCCAATACTTACGCTCTTCTTCGCTAATGATGCGGGTATTGGCTTTTGTACGCTTTGAGTCAGCGAAAAGATCATCACGCTTCGGAGAAAGAAGCAAGGCACGCTCAATAGCATCAACACCAGCCTCGAGGGCTTTGCGAGCGGTATCCAAATTATTGTCTAACAGTTGATAAATCATGTCATCGCCAAATTCTTCTCGGAATGCAATAATATCAATATCGTCAGAATCTTGAAGTGCCTTATCGAGTTCGCGGTAAATTTCTATCTCAAAACCCGTGAGTTTCTCTGCAAGATGTATATTATTGCCGTTTTTACCAATCGCATACTTAATCTGGTCGGGCTTGAGCATCACGCGCGCCTTTTTGTTTTTGAAATCTGCAAAGACACTCATCGGGTCAATTTTGGCAGGCTGCAGCGCACGTGCAATATAAATTTGTGGTTCATCGCTATAGCTGACAACATCGATATTTTCATTGCCAAGCTCACGCACAATGTTTTGAATGCGCTTGCCTTTGTGCCCCACACAGGCGCCTACGGGGTCAATGCGGTTGCTGGTGGATTCAACAGCAACCTTAGCGCGCTCGCCGGGGACGCGCGCAATGCCTTTGATGATAATAAGCCCTTCGGAAATCTCTGGCACTTCAGCTCGAAGAGTCTGCGCAAGAAATTATCATCGGTGCGTGAGACGATAACACGGATGGGACCATCTTCGCGCTCTTTCTCAATTTCTGTGCCATCAGGCTGACGCACACGGATTTTTTCGCGCTCTACTTTCTTGACATAGAGTTTCATTCTCGGGGTCTTGCGCGGATTGTCCTTCGGCATCTTCTCACTCATCGGCAAGATGAGATCGACCTTCTGGTTCTTTGAGGTGTTGTAAGTGAAGATGATTTCTTTCGGACGAATTTGATAAACTTCTGCCGAGACGATCTTGCCGACCTTTTCACGGCATTCTTCAAAAATTGCATCACGCTCCGCATCACGCACTTTTTTCTGAACCGCCTGCTTGATGATTTGGATGGATTTGCGTGTCAGGTATTTCTTCAAATCAATTGGACCCTCTTCGTAAAAGTCTCC from [Chlorobium] sp. 445 includes these protein-coding regions:
- a CDS encoding translation initiation factor IF-2: MSEEKKYKIADIAEELAVSAKDLLDFLRENNVKVASPSTKVAESVREMIFENFSDAKKLSDIHRKLKAEKERKKKALDTKAEPTLKATKPKRLSSPSKEEHSGSDVAIAANAVASEAAATSLSVEPAPFVATTPVLQSTPYQPEVAELEAETQDLVQDLEVTLPEPAPATDTPAASSQSDDSLLSETHSHPPTDESSSVAEELEPALAPDVTSTLASDEVSFDNVAAQAPPISPPDEVAPTSAEEAKVALDRVEPVEEKTDLQREIERQQAEISSKFNTSENVGGLRVLGEIDLFKKKKKKEKKKRFGEQARDLTEQATTERHAAPASPKVPQVQPQATEAKKAQPAVESPKQEFFTTEPETSTKKEALDDKVEGSRQSSKAKKKSKRHEIDEKIIERNIRETMLSELGEVSSRQKFRKQRKREREEKMELAAAQREAEDKIIKITEFATTHEFADLMGITPKEVIEKCFRMGKFITINQRLDRETMELLALEFGREIQFISDVEATQIQTEEDNPEDLAKRPPVVTIMGHVDHGKTSLLDYIRRSNVVAGEAGGITQHIGAYEVTLENGEKITFLDTPGHEAFTAMRARGVQVTDIVILVVAADDSVMPQTIEAINHAKAAGVPIVVAINKIDKPEANPDKIRAQLAENGVTVEEWGGDVQCQEISAKKGLGVRQLLDKVLAQADLMNLTANYNPKRLPKGIIIEAELDKGKGAVATVLVQTGLLRVGAPFVAGIAYGRVRAMLDERGRRVEEAHPSQPVRVLGFEALPEAGDVFNVMPSDREAREVALRRQLIRREQMMRQTARVKLNEISKQAQSGAIKELRIVLKADVGGSIEALADGLMKTSTNEVKVDIIHKGVGQITESDVLLAAASDAIIIGFRVRPNINAKRLAEKENIDIRFYSVIYHALEEIKDALEGMLSPTLSENTIGTAEVREVFRISKVGNVAGCHVIEGKIRRDAKVRLLRDGVQIYEGELSSLKRFKDDVKEVDSGFDCGLTLAGYDDIKVGDVIESYETVETKRKLTAE